One Psychrobacillus glaciei genomic region harbors:
- a CDS encoding PLP-dependent cysteine synthase family protein: protein MNIISSVQELIGNTPVVEITHIPIPNNCRIFAKLEFMNPGGSVKDRLGLSLIEDAEKSGKLVPGGTIIEPTAGNTGIGIALAAIGKGYKVMFVVPEKFSVEKQTLMRALGAKIVNTETALGMKGAIEKARELVNEIPNAFSPSQFSNPANPATYTKTLGPELWRDLDGQIDVFVAGAGSGGTFMGTATFLKEQKVDVKTVIVEPVGSILNGGAVASHVTEGIGMEFLPEFMDHSYFDAIHTVSDEEAFAQLRALSKEEGLLVGSSSGAAFFAALKEAETAKEGSHIVTIFPDSSERYLSQNVYELFKEEK, encoded by the coding sequence ATGAATATCATTAGTAGTGTACAAGAATTAATCGGAAACACACCAGTTGTAGAAATCACGCATATTCCGATTCCTAATAATTGCCGGATATTTGCTAAGCTTGAGTTTATGAATCCAGGAGGTAGTGTGAAGGATCGTCTCGGTTTGTCTTTAATTGAGGACGCCGAGAAATCTGGAAAGCTCGTACCTGGTGGAACGATCATTGAACCAACTGCTGGGAATACGGGAATTGGTATTGCGCTAGCCGCAATCGGAAAAGGATATAAAGTAATGTTTGTTGTTCCTGAGAAGTTTAGTGTAGAGAAACAAACGTTGATGCGTGCGTTAGGAGCAAAAATTGTTAATACAGAAACTGCACTTGGAATGAAGGGCGCAATTGAGAAAGCACGTGAATTAGTGAATGAGATTCCAAATGCTTTTTCACCTTCTCAATTTTCAAATCCGGCAAATCCTGCAACGTATACAAAAACATTGGGGCCAGAATTATGGCGCGATTTAGATGGACAGATTGATGTGTTTGTTGCTGGCGCAGGTTCAGGTGGAACTTTTATGGGGACAGCTACTTTCTTAAAAGAGCAAAAAGTGGATGTTAAAACCGTAATAGTAGAGCCGGTCGGATCCATTTTAAATGGAGGAGCTGTAGCCTCGCATGTTACGGAAGGAATTGGAATGGAGTTTTTACCGGAATTCATGGACCATTCTTATTTTGATGCGATTCATACAGTAAGTGATGAAGAGGCATTTGCACAATTAAGAGCATTGTCGAAAGAAGAAGGCTTGCTAGTTGGAAGTTCTTCAGGAGCAGCTTTTTTCGCTGCACTTAAGGAAGCGGAAACAGCGAAAGAAGGAAGTCATATTGTCACGATTTTTCCAGACTCAAGTGAACGTTATTTAAGTCAAAACGTATATGAATTATTCAAGGAGGAGAAATAA
- a CDS encoding S-ribosylhomocysteine lyase produces MKKMNVESFNLDHTKVAAPFVRLAGTKEGVHGDEIYKYDIRFKQPNIEHMEMPGLHSLEHLMAENIRNYTGQVVDISPMGCQTGFYLSVMNHTNYDEILEIIEKTLQDVLGATEVPACNEVQCGWAASHSLEGAKEIAAEMLEKKDEWRQIYKEEA; encoded by the coding sequence ATGAAGAAAATGAATGTAGAAAGTTTTAACTTAGATCATACGAAAGTTGCGGCACCATTCGTACGTTTAGCAGGAACAAAAGAAGGCGTTCATGGTGATGAAATTTATAAATATGATATCCGTTTTAAGCAGCCAAACATAGAACATATGGAAATGCCAGGATTACATTCATTGGAGCATTTAATGGCTGAAAATATTCGTAATTATACAGGGCAGGTAGTAGATATTAGCCCAATGGGTTGCCAGACTGGTTTTTATTTGTCAGTCATGAATCATACAAACTATGATGAAATTTTAGAAATAATAGAAAAGACATTACAAGATGTGTTGGGGGCGACAGAAGTTCCAGCTTGTAATGAAGTGCAATGTGGATGGGCAGCAAGCCATAGTTTAGAAGGGGCAAAGGAAATTGCCGCGGAAATGCTTGAGAAAAAAGATGAATGGCGACAAATTTATAAAGAGGAAGCGTAA
- a CDS encoding class I SAM-dependent DNA methyltransferase: protein MGREFVEIFDEWAHSYDASVSGEDPEYRDVFEGYETILSEVAKRVSGTVIEFGTGTGNLTAQLIEAGNSVIGIEPNTKMRQVTADRFPSINIMDGDLLQFNVANENIDAFVSSYVFHHLTDEEKGEALKIYAQLLPASGKVVFADTAFITDGAKKNQVIKERNRGFHNVADDLEREYYTTIPILTKLFDDAGFQVSFLKMNDFVWLMDATKK, encoded by the coding sequence ATGGGTAGAGAATTTGTAGAAATTTTTGATGAATGGGCACACTCTTATGATGCTTCTGTTTCTGGCGAAGATCCGGAATATCGCGATGTATTCGAAGGCTATGAAACTATTTTAAGTGAAGTAGCAAAGCGAGTTTCGGGCACGGTTATTGAATTTGGAACAGGCACAGGAAATTTAACTGCTCAGCTAATCGAAGCAGGTAATTCGGTCATTGGTATTGAACCTAATACAAAGATGCGTCAAGTAACTGCAGACCGGTTTCCTTCAATAAACATAATGGATGGGGATTTACTTCAATTTAATGTAGCAAATGAAAATATAGATGCATTTGTTAGCTCATATGTTTTTCATCATTTAACGGATGAGGAAAAAGGAGAAGCGTTAAAGATATATGCGCAACTACTTCCGGCAAGTGGAAAAGTAGTTTTTGCGGATACTGCTTTTATTACAGATGGTGCAAAGAAAAATCAAGTAATTAAGGAAAGAAATCGTGGTTTCCATAACGTGGCAGACGATTTAGAAAGAGAATACTATACGACAATCCCAATATTAACAAAGTTATTTGATGACGCAGGATTTCAAGTAAGCTTCCTAAAAATGAATGATTTTGTTTGGTTAATGGATGCAACGAAAAAATAA
- a CDS encoding GNAT family N-acetyltransferase, whose amino-acid sequence MREVFISERVILREMEEKDWIDVHEYASKEMVCQYQPWGPNTEMESKDFVKQVLRDAKREERTRFVFAIIEKENERMIGAGEFNIRDNRNKSGEIRYIINPDFWGKGIATEVAKHLIAFGFKQFQLHGIYATCAPRNIASSKVLEKVGMTLKGRMREDLLIKGGWRDSFLYSILEQEWKDNYSKIL is encoded by the coding sequence ATGAGAGAAGTTTTTATAAGTGAAAGAGTAATTTTACGTGAAATGGAAGAAAAAGATTGGATAGATGTTCATGAATATGCTTCAAAAGAGATGGTTTGTCAGTATCAACCATGGGGTCCGAATACCGAAATGGAATCAAAGGATTTTGTAAAGCAAGTTCTGAGAGATGCTAAAAGGGAAGAAAGAACACGTTTTGTTTTTGCGATAATTGAAAAGGAAAATGAAAGAATGATTGGCGCAGGAGAGTTTAATATTCGAGACAATCGAAATAAATCAGGAGAGATTAGATATATTATCAATCCAGATTTTTGGGGCAAGGGGATTGCAACTGAAGTGGCAAAACACTTGATAGCATTTGGTTTTAAACAATTTCAACTGCATGGTATTTATGCAACCTGTGCCCCCCGAAATATAGCTTCATCCAAGGTGTTAGAAAAGGTGGGAATGACTTTAAAAGGTAGAATGCGTGAAGATTTATTAATAAAAGGTGGTTGGAGAGATTCTTTTTTATACAGCATTTTAGAGCAGGAGTGGAAAGATAATTATTCTAAGATTCTATAG
- a CDS encoding NUDIX hydrolase, whose amino-acid sequence MTTTYVNWGESNVKLTWKRDNQLPDQNLITSVHGFCFHNNKLVLVDLNHRGWDFPGGHIELGETSEECFKREAMEEGYVSGECHLLGYMIVDHHDNPTWDENSPYPKVGYQVFYRMDITEIYAFDATYESVQRVFIDPDEVKDYYHDWHELYQEILNNALKFHVM is encoded by the coding sequence ATGACTACAACATATGTTAATTGGGGTGAGTCAAACGTTAAATTAACGTGGAAGAGGGATAATCAACTTCCTGATCAGAATTTAATTACTAGTGTCCATGGTTTTTGTTTTCACAATAACAAATTAGTATTAGTTGACTTAAATCATAGAGGATGGGATTTTCCTGGAGGTCATATCGAGTTAGGTGAAACTTCTGAGGAATGCTTCAAACGAGAAGCAATGGAAGAAGGTTATGTCAGCGGAGAATGTCATTTGCTCGGTTATATGATTGTTGACCACCATGATAATCCTACATGGGATGAAAATAGTCCATATCCAAAGGTAGGATATCAGGTTTTCTATCGAATGGATATTACCGAAATATATGCATTTGATGCAACTTATGAATCAGTGCAAAGGGTCTTTATAGATCCAGATGAAGTGAAAGATTATTATCATGATTGGCATGAACTATATCAAGAAATACTAAACAATGCTCTGAAATTTCATGTAATGTAA
- a CDS encoding DUF4179 domain-containing protein, whose translation MNCPKEDKLTQYVDDLLTEQEHAQLNIHLKTCDNCRGIVQLFKDEQQFLIETLQTQTLPDNFASLVLEQLEPYVPKIARRKSRPWKRALLLAAGIVFALGLTATLSPTFAQFIGGMFSTEQVDKGLRMAAEKGLEERVNLEVNDQGLTLKVEDIFVDSSRVAISIQIIDENGIAQRPNINDSNRNNRISVTGYNGKNNIGIGYHMDRGRDYNLIQVPLNEDDLENITIKLNFVEMNGKIGKWKLEVPVDLTNSSLYTTSTPLNNMTKNIDGITINLKEIQFASSSTTLLYETSFLMEEQAVIDEQVKSIVEKFGEDVSTFGIYNTFIHYHLENEQNKSIFKHHPFFTNQPWDNGLILSSGRNGGLLGYTVSKESFVPQKVDSKLTFVLDGVYKSVPSNYSVKFNPKKIKDVPVSFEYEGNLVSITNAELQTSVKQGDSSILQIVMEGRKEDDAAELGVWALMDDTGKSYVRLANDSTKTEKENNNSYKRTINFLTDGLEETPKELTLHLLSVSRYQELQDKWKVPLYK comes from the coding sequence ATGAACTGTCCGAAGGAAGATAAACTTACCCAATATGTTGATGACCTGCTAACAGAACAGGAGCATGCTCAATTAAACATACATTTAAAAACCTGTGATAATTGTAGAGGTATTGTTCAATTGTTTAAAGACGAACAACAATTTTTAATAGAGACATTACAAACTCAAACATTACCTGATAACTTTGCATCTCTTGTTTTGGAACAGCTTGAACCATACGTACCAAAGATTGCACGAAGAAAAAGTCGACCTTGGAAACGCGCTTTACTTTTAGCAGCGGGAATTGTGTTTGCACTTGGTTTAACAGCTACCTTAAGCCCTACCTTTGCTCAGTTTATAGGGGGCATGTTTAGTACTGAACAAGTAGATAAAGGATTGAGAATGGCAGCGGAAAAAGGTTTGGAAGAAAGAGTAAACTTAGAAGTAAATGACCAAGGTCTTACTCTAAAGGTAGAGGATATATTTGTAGATTCTTCTCGTGTTGCAATATCAATTCAAATCATAGATGAAAACGGCATAGCCCAGAGACCAAATATAAATGATTCTAATCGAAACAATAGAATTTCTGTTACTGGTTATAATGGAAAAAACAATATAGGTATTGGTTATCATATGGATAGAGGCCGAGATTATAATTTAATTCAAGTTCCTCTAAATGAAGATGATTTAGAGAATATAACTATCAAGTTAAATTTTGTTGAGATGAATGGTAAAATTGGGAAATGGAAACTAGAGGTGCCAGTGGATTTAACTAATAGCAGTTTATACACGACGTCAACCCCTCTAAATAATATGACAAAAAATATTGATGGAATTACCATCAATTTAAAAGAAATTCAATTTGCTTCTTCGTCGACTACATTGTTATATGAAACTTCCTTCTTAATGGAAGAACAAGCAGTAATAGATGAACAAGTCAAATCGATAGTAGAAAAATTTGGAGAAGATGTAAGCACTTTTGGTATTTATAATACGTTTATTCACTACCATCTAGAAAACGAACAAAATAAGTCTATTTTTAAACATCACCCCTTTTTCACAAATCAACCGTGGGACAATGGGCTTATTCTAAGTTCTGGTCGTAACGGAGGATTATTAGGCTATACAGTATCGAAAGAATCTTTTGTACCTCAGAAGGTTGATAGCAAACTTACCTTTGTCTTAGATGGTGTTTACAAATCGGTTCCTAGCAATTACTCTGTTAAATTTAATCCTAAAAAAATAAAGGATGTACCTGTTTCATTTGAATATGAAGGTAATTTAGTTAGTATTACAAACGCTGAATTACAGACTAGTGTCAAGCAAGGTGATTCATCAATTCTTCAAATTGTAATGGAAGGCAGAAAAGAAGATGATGCTGCAGAACTTGGTGTATGGGCATTAATGGATGATACTGGTAAGTCTTATGTTAGGTTAGCAAATGACTCTACAAAGACTGAAAAAGAAAATAATAATAGCTATAAGCGGACCATCAACTTCCTAACAGATGGTTTAGAAGAAACCCCAAAAGAACTGACATTACATTTACTTTCTGTGTCTCGTTATCAAGAGCTCCAGGATAAATGGAAGGTTCCGTTATATAAATAA
- a CDS encoding RNA polymerase sigma factor, with the protein MEEEVHWIEEVLSGNKQAYAHIINKYKNPLYATILRMTRNPQNAQDLVQEVFIKVYNQLGKYDRNGIFASWMYRVAINHCMDEFRKKSYQMKQVEINEEKVVNTNHPEIIFLKKEKSRQIERLVSTLPEDERMIILLRYINELSYDEISELVEVPLSDVRNKLHRAKKKMRDTVKREGGYFYELSEGR; encoded by the coding sequence ATGGAAGAAGAGGTACATTGGATCGAAGAAGTGCTATCTGGCAATAAGCAAGCTTACGCACACATTATTAATAAATATAAAAATCCGCTCTATGCGACGATTCTGAGGATGACAAGAAATCCACAGAATGCACAGGACTTAGTACAAGAGGTATTTATTAAAGTGTATAACCAACTTGGTAAATATGATAGAAATGGAATATTTGCTTCTTGGATGTATCGGGTGGCGATCAATCATTGTATGGATGAGTTCAGAAAGAAAAGCTATCAAATGAAGCAAGTAGAAATAAATGAAGAAAAAGTAGTTAATACAAATCATCCGGAAATTATTTTCTTAAAAAAAGAGAAAAGTAGGCAAATAGAAAGACTAGTCTCAACCCTACCAGAGGACGAGCGGATGATTATCCTTTTACGTTATATAAATGAATTAAGCTATGATGAAATAAGTGAACTAGTAGAAGTACCTCTATCAGACGTTCGGAATAAACTTCATCGGGCTAAGAAAAAAATGAGAGATACCGTAAAACGGGAAGGAGGCTATTTTTATGAACTGTCCGAAGGAAGATAA
- a CDS encoding class I SAM-dependent methyltransferase, whose translation MSKNYLDLLAYFGIGGAHPGGYSLTQSLLENVNIQRTESVLDIGCGTGQTAAFLAEQFDCHVTAVDNHPIMVEKAIERFKENGFSVKVIEGDAQNLNFPDSTFDFIISESVIVFTDISKTLNELSRVLKSGGSMIMIEMTAEQNLSEELRGKVCNLYGINDILNEEEWISKLQQVGFTQIEIINTPSGLIPSEINDINQSKNINMELFELWEKHNQFTLQNSHLIGYRVFKCYLK comes from the coding sequence GTGTCTAAAAATTATTTAGATTTATTAGCTTATTTCGGAATTGGCGGTGCTCACCCTGGTGGTTACTCTTTAACTCAATCTTTATTGGAAAATGTAAACATTCAACGCACTGAATCTGTACTTGATATTGGTTGCGGAACGGGACAGACAGCAGCTTTCTTAGCCGAACAATTTGATTGCCATGTTACTGCTGTTGATAATCACCCAATAATGGTAGAAAAAGCTATTGAAAGATTCAAAGAGAATGGCTTCTCAGTAAAGGTAATAGAAGGAGATGCACAAAATTTAAATTTTCCAGATAGTACATTTGACTTTATTATCTCGGAGTCAGTCATCGTTTTTACTGATATATCAAAGACGTTAAACGAACTTTCCAGAGTGCTAAAAAGTGGAGGAAGTATGATAATGATTGAAATGACTGCTGAACAAAATCTGTCCGAAGAATTACGAGGGAAAGTTTGTAACCTTTACGGCATAAATGACATTTTAAATGAAGAAGAATGGATATCGAAATTACAACAAGTAGGATTTACTCAAATCGAAATTATAAATACTCCATCTGGACTTATTCCAAGTGAAATTAATGATATTAACCAATCGAAAAACATAAATATGGAGTTGTTTGAATTATGGGAGAAACATAACCAATTTACCCTTCAAAACAGTCACTTAATAGGCTATCGAGTTTTTAAATGTTACCTCAAATGA
- a CDS encoding class I SAM-dependent methyltransferase produces the protein MSNIINYYQRFDEWGRLDREPIEFQVNWHYIKKHMPKNGCVLDNGAGPGKYSMELAKEGYKVTLTDLTPKLVEIAENKAKELDLIEQFKGFYVSDARELNKLEDNQFEATLMLGPMYHLQEENDRIKAVEELYRVTKKDGIVFVAFMSRIRHIFSSLISPENWKPNDNMDSITQFSQTGCFNHADDGRFTGAYYINIDEIKPFMEAQGFETLELIGSNVGAILNNESWNHWRDKGEKEVEKIINLIIQQAADPYTLGVSSHLLYVGRKKDSHNNGMLK, from the coding sequence ATGAGTAATATTATTAATTACTATCAACGTTTCGATGAATGGGGACGACTTGATAGAGAACCAATTGAATTTCAAGTGAATTGGCATTACATAAAAAAGCATATGCCTAAAAATGGTTGTGTATTGGATAATGGAGCTGGACCAGGAAAATACTCGATGGAACTGGCTAAAGAAGGCTATAAGGTAACATTAACTGATTTAACACCAAAACTTGTAGAAATTGCAGAAAATAAAGCAAAAGAACTTGATTTAATAGAACAGTTTAAAGGATTTTATGTTTCCGATGCTAGAGAGCTTAACAAACTGGAAGATAATCAGTTCGAAGCGACGTTAATGCTTGGCCCTATGTATCATTTACAAGAAGAAAATGATCGTATTAAAGCAGTGGAAGAATTATATAGAGTTACTAAAAAAGATGGAATTGTTTTTGTAGCTTTCATGTCTCGAATTAGGCATATCTTTTCTTCCCTTATATCTCCAGAGAATTGGAAACCAAACGATAACATGGATTCCATCACTCAATTTTCTCAAACGGGTTGCTTTAACCATGCAGATGATGGACGTTTTACAGGTGCTTATTATATTAATATTGATGAAATAAAACCGTTTATGGAAGCGCAAGGATTTGAAACTTTAGAGTTAATAGGTTCAAATGTAGGAGCAATTTTAAATAATGAAAGTTGGAACCATTGGAGAGATAAAGGAGAAAAAGAGGTAGAAAAGATTATCAATTTAATAATACAGCAAGCAGCTGACCCTTATACCCTAGGAGTATCATCTCATCTACTTTACGTTGGTAGAAAAAAGGATTCTCATAACAACGGTATGCTCAAATGA
- a CDS encoding bifunctional cystathionine gamma-lyase/homocysteine desulfhydrase, whose protein sequence is MRAKTKLIHAGIVGDEATGAVSTPIYQVSTYKQEAVGKFKGYEYSRTGNPTRNALEVLISELEGGVAGFAFASGMAATSSVMMLFSKGDHVILTDDVYGGTYRVMTKVLNRFGIEATFVDTSDLSNVEAAILENTKAIFLETPTNPLLKITDIQEIAKLAKENGLLTIVDNTFITPYFQQPIALGADIVVHSATKYLGGHSDVVAGLVVVNSEQLATDVHFVQNSVGAVLGPQDSWLLMRGIKTLGLRMEEHNLNAQRIAEFLDNHEAVGKVYYPGLANHPGHELMKKQTTGFGGMISFDVGSEAKADELLSKLRYFTLAESLGAVESLISVPARMTHASIPRERRLELGITDGLVRISVGIEDVEDLLEDLAQGLA, encoded by the coding sequence ATGCGAGCAAAAACGAAGCTTATTCATGCAGGAATTGTGGGGGACGAGGCAACAGGTGCTGTATCGACACCCATTTATCAAGTAAGTACTTATAAACAAGAAGCAGTCGGAAAATTTAAGGGGTATGAATATTCACGTACTGGCAATCCTACTCGTAATGCGCTAGAAGTATTAATTAGTGAGTTAGAAGGTGGAGTGGCTGGATTTGCTTTTGCATCCGGTATGGCTGCAACAAGTTCTGTTATGATGCTTTTTAGCAAAGGAGATCACGTTATTTTAACGGATGATGTATACGGTGGGACATACCGCGTCATGACAAAAGTATTAAACCGTTTCGGAATTGAAGCGACATTTGTAGATACGAGCGATTTATCCAATGTGGAGGCTGCTATTTTAGAAAATACGAAAGCTATTTTTTTAGAAACACCAACGAATCCTTTATTAAAAATTACAGATATACAAGAAATTGCGAAGCTTGCCAAAGAAAATGGGTTACTCACAATTGTGGATAATACGTTCATAACCCCTTATTTTCAACAGCCAATTGCACTTGGTGCGGATATTGTTGTGCATAGCGCAACGAAATATTTAGGTGGCCATAGTGATGTGGTGGCAGGGCTAGTTGTTGTGAATTCAGAGCAACTTGCGACGGATGTACATTTCGTGCAAAACTCAGTTGGTGCAGTGCTCGGGCCTCAAGATTCTTGGTTACTAATGCGCGGCATTAAAACCCTTGGTCTCCGTATGGAAGAGCATAACTTGAATGCCCAACGTATTGCGGAATTTTTAGATAACCATGAAGCAGTTGGGAAAGTGTATTATCCGGGACTTGCTAATCATCCAGGACACGAACTGATGAAAAAACAAACGACTGGTTTCGGCGGAATGATTTCATTTGATGTTGGAAGTGAAGCAAAAGCAGATGAACTTCTATCGAAGCTTCGTTATTTTACGCTAGCAGAAAGCTTAGGAGCAGTAGAAAGCCTAATCTCGGTTCCCGCTAGAATGACACATGCATCGATTCCACGAGAGCGTCGTTTGGAGCTAGGTATTACAGACGGGCTTGTACGAATTTCGGTTGGAATTGAAGACGTAGAAGATTTATTGGAAGATTTAGCACAGGGATTAGCTTAA
- a CDS encoding DUF2268 domain-containing protein codes for MSVIDTKNLLHKFVEVCEEKSGKSLSYMQCETICEPLMEFFPKINPEVLQYELLTQGLFEPDEWIHVKNNVKEMEEQNVWRTVEKEYKYLRKLWKGPKVSIYIFPIKKANLKSGEQIPRKNGIAYRNVLFLFLSTKITIEEIRALLAHEYNHVCRLKFLDLVPDKISLKDSLIIEGLGEYAVKELHGEEMLAPWTKKYSYDEALYFWNKHFVPSLNVLGTKNHHLFLFGKERSRFPRWIGYHLGFQIVNSFQEKQGPFHNGELYIKSADEIIAGSNYPII; via the coding sequence ATGTCAGTAATTGATACAAAGAATTTACTTCATAAATTTGTTGAAGTATGTGAAGAAAAGTCTGGGAAAAGTTTATCTTACATGCAGTGTGAGACAATATGTGAGCCACTCATGGAATTTTTCCCTAAAATAAATCCAGAAGTTTTGCAATACGAACTTCTAACTCAAGGATTATTTGAACCAGATGAATGGATTCATGTAAAGAACAACGTAAAAGAAATGGAAGAACAGAATGTATGGAGAACTGTGGAGAAAGAGTATAAATATTTAAGGAAATTATGGAAAGGTCCAAAGGTTTCCATCTATATTTTTCCTATAAAAAAAGCTAATTTGAAATCTGGCGAACAAATACCTAGAAAAAATGGAATAGCATATAGAAATGTCCTGTTTTTATTTTTATCTACTAAGATTACTATAGAGGAGATAAGGGCATTATTAGCCCATGAATATAATCATGTTTGTCGATTAAAATTTTTAGATTTGGTGCCAGATAAGATTTCACTGAAGGATTCCCTTATTATTGAAGGACTTGGAGAGTACGCTGTGAAGGAATTACACGGTGAAGAAATGTTAGCTCCCTGGACAAAAAAATATTCGTATGATGAGGCCCTTTATTTTTGGAACAAACATTTTGTACCTTCGCTAAATGTTTTGGGAACTAAAAATCATCATCTATTTTTATTTGGTAAAGAAAGAAGTCGATTTCCTCGGTGGATAGGTTATCATTTAGGTTTTCAGATTGTTAATAGCTTTCAAGAAAAGCAAGGTCCTTTTCATAATGGTGAGTTATATATAAAATCTGCGGATGAAATAATAGCGGGTTCCAACTATCCTATCATTTGA
- a CDS encoding protein kinase family protein produces the protein MKGENMLEKDIQFIKDNLHNLCTNKTFVGIGSTRKVFRYKNYVIKQHLHPIGFKQSQNEYNIFTKLNTQGLTKYVADIVYVDEQISIQKYYSNLPLIEAQSYDLEISEDLRFTEELKSAIHLINKEYDGFDLKDSGNYGIDENGHFVLIDFGMTKMLYEKEWVPLAEDGILPQIYFEKCMNCGEEKELRIYGDTDLDRRCFACGKQ, from the coding sequence TTGAAAGGAGAAAACATGCTAGAAAAAGATATTCAGTTTATTAAAGATAACCTACATAATCTTTGTACGAATAAAACATTTGTTGGAATAGGTTCTACAAGAAAGGTATTTCGCTATAAAAATTATGTTATCAAACAACATTTACATCCGATAGGGTTTAAACAATCCCAAAATGAATACAACATTTTTACTAAATTAAATACGCAAGGTCTAACTAAATATGTAGCAGATATCGTTTACGTAGACGAGCAGATCTCTATACAAAAATATTATTCTAACCTGCCATTAATTGAAGCACAATCATATGATCTTGAAATAAGCGAAGATTTACGATTTACAGAAGAATTAAAATCTGCAATACATTTAATCAACAAGGAATACGATGGCTTTGACTTAAAGGATAGCGGTAATTATGGTATAGATGAAAATGGACATTTTGTATTAATAGATTTTGGAATGACAAAAATGTTATATGAAAAGGAATGGGTACCTCTAGCTGAAGATGGTATTTTACCACAAATATATTTTGAAAAATGTATGAATTGTGGAGAAGAAAAGGAACTTCGAATTTACGGTGATACGGATCTAGATAGAAGGTGCTTTGCTTGTGGGAAGCAATAG